The nucleotide sequence TTTATGTTTTGGATTCATTATTGTACATATCCAAAGGGCTGAGTAACATGTTTTTTTTTATCCCATTGATATCTTATTGTATTTTTCAATTTTAATCTCAAATGCACCACTTAACCTGTTAAatgtaaaagaaatattttctactTGAATTGTCTATGATAGTTAGTCAGTAATCCTTGATACTTATGATGTGGTGACACATTcagatagttttttttttgtttgcataTCTGTCGTACAAAGAGCAATTATTCAATCGCCCAGCTAGTTCATTGATTGCTTATTTACTATACTCTTTTACTATAAATTTCcaataccaatcatattttaGTATCCACTCCCAGATGTTCATgttcttttctctttctagtgTGCCATTGTAATCAAACTTTATGGACCATTAAATAGATAAGATATAATGTTGGAATATTTGCTTTTAGCTATTCATTTGTAGAACTATTGTCAACTTATTATGCAATTGATTTTTTGTCTCCATTGTTTACTATATATTTTTCTGGTTGTCTGACTTcatcttaatatttattttctgtTGGTTACTTCTGAAATCAGCcatatcttttttcttctttcagtGAAGAATATGGTTGGAGAAGAAAACCAAGGGATATGTTTTCCAGAGATTCCTTAATTTGGAAAACATCACGTAATGATAGGAATCAGATGATATTCAACAAGGTCTGTGTTTCATGGCATATATGAGATTTTCAATATACATCCTCTTGCTTTAGGAATTGCATTAGATCCTGTATATAAGTTTTCCAAGTGCCATGATAGAATTTTGCAAGTGCTCTCAGATTAATTATTGAACAACAAATTTTGATAATTGGAATACATAGTATTCTTTAATCATTCTGGGTTAGgtttaatttataaataaaagaaTGGTTCAGATCTGGACTCGATCTATAGTTCTTGAAAAAAGTTCCTTAacaatgatttttctgctttctatcaaaaactaaatcataaGCCAAAATTATGACCATATGCTGTCAATTTTCAGCCTGGAAATCAAGTTCAAAGTTGCATACTAATTATTTTACTAATGTTAACAGATGTGTATTTGGAACTTGTAAGAAGACAACATAATCGCTTTCTTTAATTTGTCATAACACATCTTATGCAAAATATCCCTTAAAAttgtataaaataaatctcaGCTTATAGTTACACTATAAAGCATTTTCTTTAATTCACTTTGTGTTTCCTTAAACTAGCCTACTAAAAATAGGATTTAATACAGtggattaatataatatttttctaaattgGGTGGTACTTGCATGAAGATTTAGTTCTCAACATAATTGGTTCAAGTTAGAAATTACCTTGAGGCTGCTATTGGATCCAAAGTTCCTTTTTTAACCATCTTCAAAGTTAATTAAACTTTGTAATCAACTAATTTTATGGAGGTAAGCCAAGTTCAAACCATGGGCCAGAGTGACCTTTTCCACTTTTATTTATGAGTGATCGCTCAAGCTAATTAGTAAGGAATCAACAAATAAGTGGAGGTGGCATACTCTTTATACACAACAATGTGTTTCTGAGTAGCTTACTTTTGTTTCGTGAGTCTATTTATTAATTAGTATGATTATCTTATTTTTAGATTTTGTGGCTCTTGGCTATTCCCAATAGGTATTCTCAAATTTTGACCTGTTAAAAATGCTGTTATGCTTGTTTGTGTCGTAGAGGTGAACCAAGTAATTGAGAATTATTTAATCTGTCACTTGCAGTTCTTCAGAGGTATGCCAAGATATGTGAAAATAGTAGAAGTTGGGCCTAGAGATGGTTTGCAAAATGAGAAGGCAAGTGTACCTACAGCTGTAAAGGTTGAATTGATACAAAAGCTGGCTTCTTGTGGCTTATCTGTTATTGAGGCCTCAAGTTTTGTTTCTCCGAAATGGGTTCCACAGGTAATACCACTTTCTTGTCTCATCATTGAAGCGTCAACGATTCTGttgaaatctaacttctttagttTGGCTTTATCTCCCTATTATCTATGAACTCAAAAACAGCAATGGAAATTCAAAAATGGAACCTATTGTACTTGCAAATATATCTCACTAGCACCATATCGAATGATTGTCTCTTTtacaattaaaataaataatatcacaAAAACAACTGATCATACAGTAAAATACTAAACTGCATAGAGATCAGGACTCTGTGTTCTCGCTGAATACATTTCCTGTAATATGTAATATGTGTACTGAGAAATGAGAATCACCCTTGTAAGTAGGTTTTTTGGTGGATCATTAGTGTCTCAGTCCTGGAAAAACTTTCCAGACATACTAAATTCCTTGTCGTAAAAAGGTTATATTGTTAATGAAATTGTCATATATGCTCACCTAAATGTTGAGTAGCAgctactttttcttttttccttttttcctccCTAGTGTGGAGCCCTACAAAGACTAAATTCCAAGTGTTCTGCTAGTTCGTAGGAGAAACTATGTGCACAGTGCATACTGTGTGAGAATGCTAAATTTCCACAATTGTTGTCGCAAGAACCAGAATATTCTGTTGTAATATTAACAATTGAAGTTGTTATAGATTTATTTGGTATTTTAACTACAGCTAGCAGATGCAAAGGATGTCATGCAAGGAATTAAAGATGTACATGGTGCCAGATTTCctgtcttaactccaaatctgaaagTAAGTCTGAACCTAAGCATgtacattagaattatttttaTCCGAATAATAGTTCTTTTGTTACATATGCAATATTCAGGGATTTGAAGCAGCTATTGCAGCTGGTGCAAAGGAAGTTGCAATTTTTGCATCAGCTTCGGAGTCTTTTTCTAAGTCCAACATCAATTGCAGCATTGAAGAAAGCCTTACCCGTTATCATAAAGTTGTTACTGCTGCAAAAAAACTTGCAGTACCTGTTCGTGGGTATGATCTTCCTCCTAATTTTCAATAGTATAATTTCATGTGCTTAGTCATATCAGCtattagtttttaaaaaaaatttctttgatatctATCTGCATATTCTCCAAATATTCTATAATCTATAGTATCCATTTGTTTTTAAGTTTGTCTTTCTTATTTCAGCCAAAATCGTCAAAGGCAGATAATCTGTTTTTCATTGAGAGAGAGAAAAATAGATATTATAAACCATCTACAAACAGCTAAAAGAAATAGAAGGATAATCCGAATTccaaaatataaacaaaaaaagaacaaCATGGAGAGAGTAGGAATAGGTTGTACTTCATGGAAAGATTGATGTGGGCAACAAATAGTGTTGTCAAAGTAATAaggcattaaaaaaaaatctaggagCCTATAGGAACAGAGTAAGTAATGGACAGCATTGAGGAGGCAGGTGGGCGAGGGATTAAGATCCCCTAGAATTTATTTCCTTCAAGATAGCCCAATATGTTGCATAAATTGAAGCACCCATCCAACTCTGTGTCTCCTCTTGGCCCAATTTGCGGGTTTGATGTGAAACAGAGAAGAGGATGATAAGGTTAGCTGGTAGTAGGAGATGAGAGAGAGAAGATTTAAGGAAGAAAGAGAGAACACTAATGGGGAGATAAGTAGGCTACTGTCCATAAAGTAATTCAATTTTTCATTAACAAATCATAAATCTGTACATTACTAAAGTCCTCTTGCTAGTGTACTGGTGAAGGCACATATAGGTCTTTCACTCACAAATAAacaggaaagaagaagaaaaccattGTGTATTTTCTTCTCTCAATTTCCAGCCAATAACTTCTTTAATTCAACTGAAGACTGTCTGAAAGAAACCTTCCTAATGCAGTCCAATGCATATTATAGAGAAAATCTCACTATTTTTGACTTGGCTGTATAACTGGCTATAGCAACCTTCTCAAAGTGTTGCATAATGTTCTTCTTGTGAGATATTACTGATTAGAACTATGGATAATGAAGGATCTTGCCTTATCAATTTCCCATGGTAGCTGTATTCCTGAGTGTTATCTTCAAACTTCAATGCTCATTTGCTGACACCCTGCTATGACTTATTAGTCACTGAATTTATGCACCTTAAATTAAGTCTTTGGTGTTACAGAACTTTACATTTCACTTGTCGATGTTGCTATTATCATATTTATGCATGTTACTGTAGATCAATTTATGGCATTTGCAACATTTTTATTTGTTATGAATGCATCAGGACTTGACAAATTTTAATTATAGGTATGTATCTTGTGTCGTGGGTGTCCTGTTGAGGGACTTGACATTTGCCACATTTTTATTTGTTACGAATGCACGGGGTCTTGACAATTTTTAATTATAGGTATGTATCTTGTGTCGTGGGGTGTCCTGTTGAGGGAGCAGTGCCTGCAGAAAAGGTGGCATATGTGGCAAAAGAGCTTTATGACATGGGATGCTCTGAGATTTCTCTTGGTGATACCATCGGAGTTGGTACTCCAGGTAAGATTTGCCCACTTCCATTGTCATGTAGTATGTAAATTAGATGAAATATTAGATGTAGTATGCAAAAGAATCTACAGTATATGCTGCCTAAGAATGAAGGATTATTTTCCATTTTGGTTTTCTTAGCACCATGTTGATATTAAATGTTCACCAACAAGATTAGATGAAATATATGAAGCATGGCCAGcttaaaactttaatattttgttcAGAATGCATGATCTCTTCCTATTTAGAATTTTAATGTTGTAACAGCACAATATAACAACGAGAAACTTGCATGATAAGATAATGCATTATTAGATGTTGACTAAATCTAAGTTTGATCAGCTAAATTAAATTTGTTTAGAGGAGTTTATAAAAGTTCACTTTTATCCATGACTGTTCTGTGTGCAAAAGGATCTCGCAAGTTGGATGATGACAAATAAACAAAACGAATTTTCAAAACCATCATCTGCAACTCTAAAGTTTCCTGGAAACTGATCTTACAGTTGACATGCCAGAtaaaaatgacttttgacatgctTGCAAACTTATACTATAACATCCACTATATTGATTTACCTCTTCCAGTGTACAAAACAAAAAGTATCATATATGATCAATCCTAAGAACTTGACAAAATCACATATGATCTATTCCAGTGATTAGAATCACCAATATAACTATAATGAGCTCTTCCTTAGAAGTTTCTGAAGTTGTCTGGTAGCAAGTGCATTACGGAACCTACCAATGTTTTAACCATTAATAGAAATTTGAGGTACAACCTAATACCCAACTAAATCTAGCACAATACTTTAAATTTCTTGACTATCATTTGGAAGATTAATCTCTACAACTAATCCATTTTCCCATAGTTCTGAAAACACCCATAGCGCATAAAGAATATGGGTAAtaggatttggagaaaaaatgaTCCTATTAGAATATAACCTTCTGGAAGCAGGTGGCAGCAGATTTGGATCCTTGGGCAGTGTCCATCATCACAGCAGCAGCTGCACCACCACAGCTGCAATGCCAACCAAAGCTGCAACTGTGACAATGAAGCATCGCCGATGAAGGACAGCATTACAACTTAATACCTGGAAGCACAAAAATTTACCTTGTGATAAGATTGTCATTTTTGTGATTTCAGCCCTCAAAATTGGGCTCCTGTGAAACAGTCATAATCTATTATTAGCAGGCTCAAGTTCCTGTCCAAGTTAAAtttatacaaaagaaaagaacttTGGAAAATTCTACTTACATCATCTGCCTGTTATCATAATCATCATTGTAGAAACATAATCATTCTATAATATAATTCCTTGTAAGTCCTGCTCTCAAGAGGTTACAACCGACCAAAAGTCCATTGCGTCTTACATGAAATTTCTTGTACTTAGGCACTGTGATTCCAATGCTTGAAGCTGTAATGTCTCTCATTCCAGTCGACAAGATTGCAGTTCATTTTCATGATACTTATGGCCAATCACTCTCAAATATTTTGGTTGCCCTCCAAGTAAGCAGACTCATCCAGTCTTTCTTATGTATGAATGTGCTTCCATTTTCTGCTAAAATTTTATGTGGCTTATTGAATACTTTTAACAGATGGGAATCAGTGTAATTGACTCATCCGTCGCTGGTCTGGGTGGATGCCCCTATGCCAAGGGAGCTTCTGGGAATGTTGCTACGGAAGACGTAGTCTACATGCTTAATGGCCTTGGCATAAAAACCAATGTGGATTTAGGCAAGCTTATGGCTGTTGGGGACTTCATTTGCAAGCATTTGGGGCGTCAGTCTGGATCAAAAACTGCCACTGCGTTGAGCAAGATCACCGCAGATGCCTCTAAGATTTAATGTGAGATGTCAAAAGTGAACCCATTAGCTCTGTTATCTACCAGAGGGCTTGCCTCCTACAAGGGTTTAGTCGGAATAATAAATGTTTGTATTCCTAATGAAAGAAACTATAAACATCTACAATGTATTGGAAAATGTTCTAAATAACTACAAAATAATTGCAAAGTCCATATTACCAATGAAATGAAATATTGAAATGAGTGCTTGGCTGCTCCTTTggtaatttttattctttttaattgAATGTTCTTCATGATTATTTTCGGTCTGTCTTTCACTTTAGAAGTGCGCTATGTACTttccaaaaaaaatatatgattgatGGGATAAGAAGTACATAGCACATATGTTGCTAACGATGGTAATTCCAGAATCTAATGCAATTTTTATTGTGTCAAAAATTAAGTATTTGATAAATTTACACTTAAAATATTAACTTGATAGTGATATACATGGTGATGTATCATATTGACTTATCAAAGATCGAACATGCTGTATTATCTAGACCAATCTTATCAAAGAAATCTCAATTAATTTTCATGTGTTAATTTAAACATATCTCAATCACATGTGAGGGAAAGTATTAAGAATGTAAATTAGGATCATGTCTCATCTAATGATCATTGAACAAAAATAGTTTTAAGAGCAACACATTCTATTTGTTCACGCTCAATGCTCAACAGAAATGTTATGCTGGTCTACTCTTTTCTTCAAGTCAGTTCAATTAATTGTGTAATGGTTGGAATTGTTTGCTTGTTTAGGCTAAGAATTAAGAACAAGTATAGCTTAAACTGATTTCTTTTAAATGCTTCAAGATGGATCATCATACAACTATATGAAAATATTCCCTGCTGTAGCAACTTCATCGAATCCAAACTAATTGCCAACCACAAATGAAACAAGATGCCGCTGGATATCGACGAAATTGATCAACCATATAACATCAAAGGTAATATTGGCCAATTCTACGAGGTTGAAAGTTTCGGCTAACAAGGAAGAAGTTATCAGAAGATAACGTAGACAGTAAAAGCCTGAATCAGAAAGTAGTTATCTTACATCAATTTTCATGTAGAAGCAGCAAAAGGCAACCAAAGATGAAAGTTAAAAAGTTTCCAGTCTATTATGTGTACAACTTAATACAATTCAAACAGAAGAACACTCTCAAAACTAAACCAACAGCAGTGCACACATATAACCTTTGCTTCTCTGTTATCACAATTTACACTACTTTCCATAACCATCACTGTTTGTGTTCATTGTGACAATTTATATCAACATTTATTTGACAAGTATCAGGTATCTTTACTAGGCAAACCGTCCTAACATCTGATTCAGGCATGCTTGCAGTCCAAAGTGCTGCTTTATTTTTGCACAGGTAACATTATGAAGTTCCCTGACTTGAAAGAGTTTTCAATCACCTGCAAGAAGAAAAGTAGGAAAGCAGACTTTTGGCATTTGCACTTACAGAAGAAACGAAAACCAAAGTTTCAAAAGAGTACAACATGTTTATGAAGTGAAAAAACACAGAAATATATCTGGGTATAAAAGACAGTTTTTCTCCTGGTTGATAACTTGGGACTCTGATACCATGCAGCATGTGTTGCTTTCTCTTGATAAAAAATGTGATGTACCAGAACCATCGACAATCCAGGTATACACCGATCAAGCAAATGGACATCATTACTATTATACAGCATGCAGAGAGATGGCCCAGCCTTTTGTCCTCGGACATGATCAAGGCAATCTTCCCAACTCAACCAAGAAATAATTTTGGGAGAACCAAAGACATTCTTTCCTAGGATCTCACATGCCATGCATATGGAGGGAGGCTTCTAGTCACTATTGGTAAATTCTGAAGACTGCTGTTATTATATTCAAGATCAGCAAACATGCAAAATCAATCAAACTAAATTCCCTATCCGATCAAttctaatgatttttctcttcatAAATCACCTTAAACATTAGAACATGAATTCTACAATACATGCTTTTTTATCACCACTAAACGGTCAAAATCTACTCAAAATGAACAATGGCTAATCTGCACCTTTAATATTGAGCATAATATATTTCCAATTTGTGAACTTACTTTTAGAATCAAAGGGTTGCATAAGAAAGCAAGATTTGATCTACCTAATAACAAATATAACTGAATTCATGGATAATGTATGGTATATTCCTTTttgtttgctttttatatttttttctgtcCTGCTTCATTTGTTCTTATCTTCCCCTCTCTTTGGGTTCCTTCAATCTTTCATTTGCTTCCTGCACTCATCTCGATGTTTTGAAATTAATCCTCGCAGAATTttgtaaagaaaaaagaaacttatGGTGCCAGGCACAAAGTGATGATATTCACGAGGCATCTGTCATGAGTATGCATGCATGTGCACATATCTCAGATAACGAAAGCAGCATGGATAAACAGAGTCGTGTCCGCAAGGCATATTGCAATCGTAAACATGGCTCTGATCGTAAACAATTAGGACTTTGTAAAGTAAAAGGCTGTGGCTTTCGTCAAGTGGTTcacaaatataataatataatggaACTCTGTTCTCTTAGGATTTGAACGAAGAGGATAATTCCATTATCATCTCAGATAGGgtaaacaaaaataacatgaatggggcTAGTATTTAGTTTCACCATGCTAGTGAATCAAAATGATATGAGAATTTAGGTCACAAAGAGAGCCATAATCAACTGTGTAATTTCAATCATTCTCACGAGAATCGACACTGGAGCAAGCACTATCTCTCCGTATACATGTAGTCCGTTACTTTACATTAGAATTTTTTATTTCAAAAGGAGGAAATTTGGAACGGTTAAAATATACATGATATCATGGAAAAAATATCGTCTAATCAAGCTTTATTGAACAGAATATCTGGGGAAAAATTGgggaaaaggagaaaaaataGTCTCTCAAAGTCATTGTATTCAATACATTCTTTAGTGAAATGCATAAACCAAAAGGTATAATCAATAACACACAAAATTATAACGAAAGAAAGCAGCATTCATTACCTTGTCATGCACTGGGGTCATCATCCAACAGTTTAAAGTCCTGAAGTTCCATGAAGTTCATCCATGGCTTGACCCAAACTTTAGCCTCATAATGATTCTTTTTTCCACAATCATTGGTTTGAACAGTCAGGTAGTACATTTTACCTGCCACAACTTGCTCTTTTGCCTTCAATAACTGTATGAACTCAAGAATAGCATTCTGCACCAATAACACCCAATCAACTAATtgagaacaaaacaaaaaaaagataaattacgTGTAGCATTTAGGAACAAATAGTAGAAAAATTATGAGAGCACGATCATCTAGTCTCAGGTTGACCTTAATGTCAGTCAAGAAGTTCATAAAATCTTCAGACCTCATATAGgagattcaaaatcaatattcaaacTGTTCATATTGATCCATTTAAAAGATTATGACATTTAAGTGAAGTAAGCCTTCACTTAACCCGATGATGGGTTAGTTTATAAAATTTCCGGAATCTCATATAGGAATTCCAAAATCAAATATCCAAAACATTTACATGCTTCAAAATATCTCTATAACATATGATCACAGTCTTCACAATTTTACACAAGACATATGCATATAGATATATAAGAATTCTTGGCATATAAATCCATTCAGCATGTAAAAAGGTTAGGATTTTGCAAGAGTTTTTCAACATTGAAGGCCTTTACTTCAAACCACAACAATTGTGATGTAAATAGTTTTGAAAGATCATGTAACATAAGTGTACCTGAGCAATATTTGATGTCTGCATAACATAAATCGA is from Musa acuminata AAA Group cultivar baxijiao chromosome BXJ1-6, Cavendish_Baxijiao_AAA, whole genome shotgun sequence and encodes:
- the LOC135675505 gene encoding hydroxymethylglutaryl-CoA lyase, mitochondrial-like; this encodes MSSLEEPLGLDNMPRLSVIGRLQHCTSTACRPRVDEMEMSNCLIEGRECSSSNSCTEEYGWRRKPRDMFSRDSLIWKTSRNDRNQMIFNKFFRGMPRYVKIVEVGPRDGLQNEKASVPTAVKVELIQKLASCGLSVIEASSFVSPKWVPQLADAKDVMQGIKDVHGARFPVLTPNLKGFEAAIAAGAKEVAIFASASESFSKSNINCSIEESLTRYHKVVTAAKKLAVPVRGYVSCVVGCPVEGAVPAEKVAYVAKELYDMGCSEISLGDTIGVGTPGTVIPMLEAVMSLIPVDKIAVHFHDTYGQSLSNILVALQMGISVIDSSVAGLGGCPYAKGASGNVATEDVVYMLNGLGIKTNVDLGKLMAVGDFICKHLGRQSGSKTATALSKITADASKI